In Vicinamibacterales bacterium, the sequence GCGGGCTCAACGCGTTCCGGTCGCCGGCGCACCGGCGTCTCATCTTCGAAGAGTTCTTCCTCTTTCAGCTCGGCATCGTGCTGCGGCGCCGGCGCGCCGACACGGAGCGCAAGGCGCGCGCGGTCGTCGTCACCGATGCCACGCGCGACGCCGTGCGCAAGGTCCTGCCCTTCAAGCTGACCGGCGACCAGAAGCAGGCCATCCGCGAGATCGTCACCGACATGCAGCGGCCGCAGCCGATGAACCGGATGCTGCAGGGGGACGTCGGATCCGGCAAGACGATCGTCGCGCTGATGGCCGCGCTGGTCGCCATGGAGAACGGACTCCAGGTCGCGTTCATGGCGCCCACCGAGATCCTCGCCGAGCAGCACTTCTTCAACATCCGCCGGCTGCTCGAGCCATCGCGCTTCCGGCTCACGCTGTTGACCGGCGCCACGCCGGCGAGGAAGCGCCGCGAAGTCCTCGCCGAGCTGGCGGGCGGATCGCTCCAGCTCGTGATCGGCACGCACGCGCTGGTGCAGGAAGACGTCGCGTTTCGCGAGCTCGGGCTGGCGATCATCGACGAGCAGCACCGCTTCGGCGTCCTCCAGCGCGCTACCCTGCGCGGGAAGGGGCTGCATCCCGACGTGCTGGTGATGACAGCGACGCCGATCCCCCGCACGCTCGCGCTCACCACCTACGGCGACCTCGACGTGTCGATCATGCGCGAGATGCCGCCGGGCCGGCAGCCAATCGCCACCACCGCCCGGCCTGAGTCGCGGCGCGACGAAATCTATGCGTTCGTCCGGCGCGAGATCGAGCAGGGCCGTCAGGCCTACGTCGTCTATCCGCTGGTGGAGGAATCGGAGAAGGTCGATCTGAAGGCCGCCACCGGGATGGCCGACCACCTGGCCAACGACATCTTTCCCGAGTTCCGCGTCGCACTGCTGCACGGCCGGCTCAAGCAGGATGCCAAGGATCGCGTGATGAACGCATTCGTCCACGGCGAGTTCGACATCCTCGTCTCGACGACAGTGATCGAGGTGGGAGTCGACGTCCCCAACGCGACCGTCATGGTGGTCGAGCACGCCGAACGCTTCGGGCTCTCGCAACTGCACCAGCTGCGCGGCCGGGTCGGCCGCGGCGCGCACAAGTCGTACTGCGTTCTCCTGTATCAGGCGCCGCTGACCGAACAGGGGCGCGATCGGCTCAAGGCCCTCACCGACACGACCGATGGTTTCGAGATCGCCGAGCGCGACCTGCAGCTGCGCGGGCCCGGCGACTTCTTCGGCACGCGCCAGTCGGGCATGCCGACGCTGCGGGTCGGGGATCTGCTGCGCGATCAGGCACTGATGGAGGAGGCGAGGCGCGAAGCCGTCGCCGCGCTCGACGATCCCGACCAGGCCGCCGCGCTCACGGCGCTGGTCGACACCAGTTGGGAACACCGGTTCGGGCTGGTGGGAATCGGGTAGGGACGGCGGCTCG encodes:
- the recG gene encoding ATP-dependent DNA helicase RecG → MRRLSSDALQASLQYLKGVGPRRAADLRRAGLSTVEDLLYRFPVRYEDRGHFQPIASLRPGVAAAVAGEVLACGVRPTRRPRFKIFELLLRDPSGSLRAIWFNQPFLKDVFRPHQRIILFGKLELTSHGLQMQSPQYEAAEGGEGHEGGEGHEGTEGAEGTEGTEGTEGTEGDVGTVHTGRIVPIYEKTGTLTAKMQRGFVHQALQGLPAELPDPLPAVVRRRQQLIDRRAALELVHFPPADADVGGLNAFRSPAHRRLIFEEFFLFQLGIVLRRRRADTERKARAVVVTDATRDAVRKVLPFKLTGDQKQAIREIVTDMQRPQPMNRMLQGDVGSGKTIVALMAALVAMENGLQVAFMAPTEILAEQHFFNIRRLLEPSRFRLTLLTGATPARKRREVLAELAGGSLQLVIGTHALVQEDVAFRELGLAIIDEQHRFGVLQRATLRGKGLHPDVLVMTATPIPRTLALTTYGDLDVSIMREMPPGRQPIATTARPESRRDEIYAFVRREIEQGRQAYVVYPLVEESEKVDLKAATGMADHLANDIFPEFRVALLHGRLKQDAKDRVMNAFVHGEFDILVSTTVIEVGVDVPNATVMVVEHAERFGLSQLHQLRGRVGRGAHKSYCVLLYQAPLTEQGRDRLKALTDTTDGFEIAERDLQLRGPGDFFGTRQSGMPTLRVGDLLRDQALMEEARREAVAALDDPDQAAALTALVDTSWEHRFGLVGIG